The genomic stretch TATGACCAGTATCAGGCCAGCCTCGACGATGCGCTTACGGTGATGGAAACCATCTGGCAGCTCGTACCGCAAGCACCACAGGGCTATGTGCTAAGCTGGCTGGCGCGGTTCGGCTTTCGCGGGGACGACGTGGACAAGCGGGTTTCCGTGCTCAGCGGTGGCGAGCGGTCCCGGCTTTTTTTGTGCCGGATGATCCACGAAAATCCCAATCTGATGATCCTCGACGAGCCCACCAATCATCTGGACATCGACATGACCGATTCCCTCCTCGAAGCGCTTCAGGACTACCGTGGCACGGTGATCTTCGTCTCCCACGACCGCTGGTTTTTCAGCAAACTGGCCACCAAATTCTGGGTGTTCCGCAAAAAAGCCAGCGGCCAAAACGTTTACACCACGGTCGAAGAACCCGATTGCGACTGGCAGCGCGCGATCGAACTGGCCTTCGAAGAACCGGAAACGGCCAAGGCCCCACCCCCGCCCAGGGAACGCAGGAAAAAGCGCAACCCCTGGTATCTTGAGCAGCTCCATCTCCAGATCGAACAGGGCAACCACCGGCTCGCTGGCCTGAACGACCAGTTGCACACGGTACATCTGGAACTTTCACGTTCGGAAACCTATGCCGATCAGGGCCGCGTCTCAATTCTGCAAAGCGAGATGGCGCGGCTGGAAAAGGAGATCTCCGCCATCCAGGACCACATCGGCGATCTGGAGGAGGAATACCTGAGGCAGAGTTATGAAGAATAAGCGGATCGGCTTCACCACCTCCTTCCCCGTGGAAGTCGTCTTCGCCGCGGGGCATATCCCCATCGACCTGAACAACATCTTCATGGAGGGCGATTCCCCGGAACACATCCGCAACGCTGAACTGAAGGGTTTTCCCCGCACCGTCTGTTCCTGGATCAAGGGCAATTTCGCCGCGGCGCTATCAGCCCGTCTGGATGAAGTGGTGGGCATCGTGCAGGGCGATTGCTCCAACGGCGCTTCCCTGACCGCGATGCTGGCCGAAGAAGGCCTGCCGGTCTGGCATTTTTCCTTTCCCCAAGAGCGCGAATACGCCCTTCTGGATGCTGAGGTCCGCCGTTTGGAAGAACACTATGAGGTCAGCCGGGACGAGGTTTTGCGGGTGAAGCGACGCCTGGACCAGATCCGCGCCAAACTCAAGACCCTGGATGAATGGACCTGGCAGGAAAGGCTGGTCACGGGCAGAGAAAACCACCTCTGGTTGGTAAATTCCTCCGATTTCCAGGGCGATCCCGACCGCTACGAAGAAGAGCTCGATACCTTCATGCGGGAAGCGCAAAAACGCGATCCGCTCCCGACCGGCCTGCGCTGCGCCTATCTGGGCGTTCCGCCGATCTATCGCGATATCTATGACCGCATCCTGGAGCAAGGCGCGGATGTGGTCTTCAACGAGGTCCAGCGCCAGTTCTCCATGCCCTCCCTGCTGCCGGACATCGTCGGCCAATACCTCGTTTACACCTATCCCTACAGCGTTTTCGAGCGCTTGGAGGACATTCTCCCGGAACTGGCCAAACGCAGCGTGGACGTGGTGGTCAGCTACACCCAGTCCTTCTGCCATCTACAGATCGACAATATCCTGCTCAAAAAACACATCAGCCTGCCGTTCCTGACTCTGGAAGGCGACCGGCCGGAAGAACTGGACAGCAGGACCCTGCTGCGTTTGGAGAGCTTTTTCGAGGTGCACGGATGAAGAAACGAGTACTCTTGGGCATGAGCGGTGGGATCGATTCCAGCATCAGCGCCCTGCTCCTGTTGGAGCAGGGTTACGAGGTGATCGGCGCCACGATGTCCTTCTGGGACAACCGGATAGCTTTTTCAGACTGGCCCCGCCACGGCTGCTACGGGCCCCACGAGCGGGAAAACATAGCCGCAGCGGAACAGATTTGCCGCCAAAACGGCATTCCGCATCACATCATCAGCCTGCATACAGAATTCTCCCAATGCGTCCTCTCCTATTTCTGCTCCACCTATTTGGATGGAAAAACTCCCAATCCCTGCGTGCGCTGCAACCAGCAGATCAAATTCGGGTTTTTCATCCAAAAAGCCCGGGAACAAGGGCTCGAATTCGATCTTTTTGCCACCGGCCATTACGCCCGCGTGAAAAATGATCCAGCTTCGGGCCGCTGGCAGCTTTTACGAGCCGCCGATCCGCTCAAGGACCAGTCATATTTCCTTAGCTACCTATCCCAGGAACAGCTATCCCAAACCATCTTTCCCCTGGGCGGCATGACCAAGGGCGAAGTGCGGAAACTGTCTGCGGACAAAGGTTTGGGGCATCTGCAGGACAAGGACGAAAGCCAGGATTTTCTCAATGAGGAGGTCTACAACCTGGTTTTCCCCCAGGAGGTTTTCCGCCCCGGAGATATCGTCGATCCAGAGGGCAAGGTGCTCGGCAGGCATCGCGGCCTGCTGCATTTCACGATCGGCCAGCGCAAGCATCTGGGCATCAGCGGAATGCCCGAGCCCTACTATGTCACGGCCATCGACGCGGCCGAAAACCGGATTGTGGTGGGACCCCAATCCCTGCTCTATGCTGACAAACTGGTGGCGGAAAGGGTGAACTGGGTCTCCATTCCCGGCCTTGAATCGGAGCTGCGGGCCGAAACCAAGATCCGCCTGGGCCACGAGGCCGCGCCCTGCGTCTTGAGGCCGCTGGAAAATGGACAGGTGGAAGTGGTCTTTGACGAGCCCCAGCTTTCCATCACGCCAGGCCAAGTGGCTGTTTTTCATGCCGGGGAGGTAATTCTGGGGGGAGGAACGATAGTATGATGTATTACGCGCTCAAGATAATCATTTCAGCCTTCCTGATCCTGGTGATCAGCGAGATCTCCAAACGCAGCACCCTGATCGGGGCGATCTTTGCTTCGATGCCTCTGGTCTCCTTCCTGGCGATCCTCTGGCTATACCGGGAAACCAAGGACACCAAGCAGATCGCCGCCTTGTCCAATGACATTTTCTGGCTCGTTTTGCCCTCGCTGCTGTTCTTCATCGTGTTTCCCCTGCTGCTGAGACGCGCCCTGAATTTCTACCTCGCCTTCGCCATCTCCCTGACTGTGATGCTGGCCGGCTATTTCCTGATGTCCCTGATCCTCAGGGCCAAATAGGCCCCGCACAAATTGGAAACCCCGGGCTTCCTGATCGGAGCGTGCTCCGGCATCCCCAAAAACCGTGCTGAGCCAGAACCGAAGCTCATTCCCCCCTTTTTCCTGGAACGCCCGCCTCTTGTATACCTCCCGCCTACTAACCGCCAAACGGGCGGGTACTCAGCGGGAGGCATACGGGGGGCGGGTGAATCAGGCTTAAGGGCCAAATGCGGAAAAACTGTGCGGATCGGCGCAACTAATTGGCAAAATGGGTGTTAGAGCCACCGTAACATTCTGATTGACATAAAGGGCAAAGTCAAAACAATGGCAGCATGATCAGCGTAAAATGGGACAAGAATTGTTGCCGGGAAAATGTGGAGTTTCCGCAGGGCTGGGCCTTCTTTGCCTTCCTGAAAGAGGGGCAGGCCCTCTGGTGCGGCTACACGGCCAATCTGGCCCGGCGTCTGGACTTCGTGCGCCGCAAAGCCGAAGAGGACAATGTCTATGCCGAAATGTCATCCCAGGCGGACACGCTTAAGTTCAGCTCCTGCGAGAGGGCGATCGACGCCCTGATCCGCCATAAAATCCATCTGCAAAAGCAACATCCCCAATACCAGCAGGCCCTGGATGCCAGCTCCAATTACGTTTATCTGGCCCTGGGGGCAAACCGCTTTCCATTTGTGAGCGTCCAATCCCACACCAACGACGATTGGACCTACCTTGGCCCCTGGCGCAGCCGCTTTTTCCTGGTGGACGTGATGGACAGCCTCTCCCGCATATTGAAGATCCCCTTTTGTGAAAAGGAAAGCTTTCCCTGTGAGAAGCTCGATTCCGGAAGATGCCGGGGCTGGTGCCTGGCCCTGGAGGAAGATGCACTGGAGGCAGAAATCCCAAATCTGGAGAAGCTTGACTCCCTCCTCAAGGAAGCTTATCTGCATCCCAACAACGGCATCCTGGAGATGCTGGGCCGGGAAAAGGACAAGTATTTCAACTCCCTGGAGTTCGAAAAGGCCGACCTGCTCAATGACGAGTACGATAACCTGGCCCGCTACAGGGACTGGCTGAATTTCCTCTATGTGACCAAATCGCTGTCGTTTGAGACGGATGAACTGGCGGTGGAGCGGGGCCTTTTGCGCTGGTGCAGGTTTCAGAGTGAGGAATACAACTTCCCTATCATGGACACGCAATATCGCGATAACGAAAAGCTGGCCTTGAACTTGCAGGACCTGGACGAAGCCCGCCTAATTTACGAATATCATGTAAAACATCATAAAGGATGATATATGTACCAACAGATCAGTAAGTTACCTATAGTTAAACAAAGCCACCAAGGCAAGGTGCGCGATATCCATGACCTGGGCGAGCAGCTCCTGATCGTAACCAGTGACCGCATTTCCGCCTTCGACGTGGTCTTTCCGGAGCCGATCCCCGGCAAGGGCATTATCCTCAACCAGATCGCAGTGCATGTCTTCAAAACCACCTCCCACATCGTGGACAACCATTTCCTGACAGACGCGGTGGAGGACTACCCGGCCGAATTCAAGCCTTTCCACGACTATCTGCGGGGTCGGAGCATGCTGGTGAAAAAATGCCGCGTGATCCCCATCGAATGCATAGTTCGCGGTTATATCAGCGGCTCGGCCTGGAGCGAATACAAGAAATCGGGAACCATCGGCGGCATGCTGATCTCCGAAGAATTGCAGGAAAGCCAGAAATTCTCCCAACCGCTGTTCACGCCATCCACCAAAGCCACCGAAGGCCACGACGAGAACATCAGCTACCGGGAGATGCTCAGCTTAATGGACAGCAAGATCGCCGAGTTCCTCAAAAACAAGTCCCTCGAGCTCTATAAATACGCTCACGGGCTCCTGCTTCCCAAGGGCATCGTCCTGGCGGACACCAAATTCGAGTTTGGCACCATCGGCGACAGGATACTCCTGGTCGATGAAGCCCTGACGCCTGATTCCTCGAGGTTTTGGAATCTGGAGGAATACGGCATCGGCATGAGCCCGCCCAGCTTTGATAAACAGATCGTGCGCGATTACCTGCTCCAAACCGGCTGGAACAAACGCCCCCCGGCCCCGAAGCTGCCTGAGGAGATCAAACAGCGTGCCCTGGCCAAATACAGGCAGATCCAGGATATCATTCTGGAAGGCAACGCGTAGATGCTGAGGATAATCTGCATAGTCGACGACGAGGATGACCTGATCATCAACCTCAAGATCCAGCTTGAATCCCTGCGCCCGGATTGGAAAAT from Candidatus Syntrophosphaera sp. encodes the following:
- a CDS encoding phosphoribosylaminoimidazolesuccinocarboxamide synthase, which gives rise to MYQQISKLPIVKQSHQGKVRDIHDLGEQLLIVTSDRISAFDVVFPEPIPGKGIILNQIAVHVFKTTSHIVDNHFLTDAVEDYPAEFKPFHDYLRGRSMLVKKCRVIPIECIVRGYISGSAWSEYKKSGTIGGMLISEELQESQKFSQPLFTPSTKATEGHDENISYREMLSLMDSKIAEFLKNKSLELYKYAHGLLLPKGIVLADTKFEFGTIGDRILLVDEALTPDSSRFWNLEEYGIGMSPPSFDKQIVRDYLLQTGWNKRPPAPKLPEEIKQRALAKYRQIQDIILEGNA
- a CDS encoding DUF3147 family protein — encoded protein: MMYYALKIIISAFLILVISEISKRSTLIGAIFASMPLVSFLAILWLYRETKDTKQIAALSNDIFWLVLPSLLFFIVFPLLLRRALNFYLAFAISLTVMLAGYFLMSLILRAK
- the mnmA gene encoding tRNA 2-thiouridine(34) synthase MnmA codes for the protein MKKRVLLGMSGGIDSSISALLLLEQGYEVIGATMSFWDNRIAFSDWPRHGCYGPHERENIAAAEQICRQNGIPHHIISLHTEFSQCVLSYFCSTYLDGKTPNPCVRCNQQIKFGFFIQKAREQGLEFDLFATGHYARVKNDPASGRWQLLRAADPLKDQSYFLSYLSQEQLSQTIFPLGGMTKGEVRKLSADKGLGHLQDKDESQDFLNEEVYNLVFPQEVFRPGDIVDPEGKVLGRHRGLLHFTIGQRKHLGISGMPEPYYVTAIDAAENRIVVGPQSLLYADKLVAERVNWVSIPGLESELRAETKIRLGHEAAPCVLRPLENGQVEVVFDEPQLSITPGQVAVFHAGEVILGGGTIV
- a CDS encoding 2-hydroxyacyl-CoA dehydratase; protein product: MKNKRIGFTTSFPVEVVFAAGHIPIDLNNIFMEGDSPEHIRNAELKGFPRTVCSWIKGNFAAALSARLDEVVGIVQGDCSNGASLTAMLAEEGLPVWHFSFPQEREYALLDAEVRRLEEHYEVSRDEVLRVKRRLDQIRAKLKTLDEWTWQERLVTGRENHLWLVNSSDFQGDPDRYEEELDTFMREAQKRDPLPTGLRCAYLGVPPIYRDIYDRILEQGADVVFNEVQRQFSMPSLLPDIVGQYLVYTYPYSVFERLEDILPELAKRSVDVVVSYTQSFCHLQIDNILLKKHISLPFLTLEGDRPEELDSRTLLRLESFFEVHG